Proteins found in one Oenanthe melanoleuca isolate GR-GAL-2019-014 chromosome 24, OMel1.0, whole genome shotgun sequence genomic segment:
- the ADAMTS15 gene encoding A disintegrin and metalloproteinase with thrombospondin motifs 15, with protein sequence MLPLLPLLLLGAPGLSLPSGGPPDPDSALVTPLRLDPDINGPAYFRGGPAEPPRGGQAVVIQLSAFGEDFYLHLSPDARFIAPAFAAHYLGAAARPLPALRHCFYSGDVNADRESFAALSLCGGLRGAFGYRGAEYLISPLAGGSGGLHRLQRRRPVGAAASRCAVGSALTPGVLQALDKYRGRAGGKGARAKRFASVPRFVETLVVADESMVKFHGDDLQHYLLTLMATAARLYKHPSIRNPIQISVVKFLLIGQDDKGPKVTSNAALTLRNFCAWQKKWNKVSDKHPEYWDTAILFTKQDLCGATTCDTLGMADVGTMCDPKRSCSVIEDDGLPSAFTTAHELGHVFNMPHDNVKACEEVFGRLKTNHMMSPTLIQIDRANPWSACSAAIITDFLDSGHGDCLLDQPAKPIPLPEELPGTSYSLSQQCELAFGLGSKPCPYMQLCAKLWCTGKARGQVVCQTRHFPWADGTACGDGRFCLKGACVERHNVSKYRVDGGWARWAPYGPCSRSCGGGVQLARRDCTAPAPANGGSYCQGIRVKYRSCSLEPCAAAVPGKSFREEQCEAFNGYSHSTNRLTASISWVPKYSGVSPRDKCKLICRANGTGYFYVLAPKVVDGTPCSPDSTSICVQGKCIKAGCDGKLGSKKKFDKCSVCGGDNKSCKKVSGLFTKPMHGYNFVVVIPAGASNIDIRQRGYKGLISDDNYLALKNAQGKYLLNGHFIVSAVERDLMVKGSVLRYSGTGTAVESLQASKPIQEPLTLEVLSVGKMTPPRVRYSFYLPKEGKEDKSSYKKEGEDINNSVLSLSNRLDGGRPSYKRPSYRWAVGGWEACSASCGDGLQKRSVACRDSYGQPAAGCDAAQRPADVRLCGEPCPAWQPGPWAPCSKSCGRGFKRRALKCLGPGGRLLPRDGCSFRRKPQELDFCTLRPC encoded by the exons atgctgccgctgctgccgctgctgctgctgggcgcCCCGGGGCTGAGCCTGCCCTCGGGGGGACCCCCGGACCCCGACTCGGCGCTGGTCACCCCGCTGCGCCTGGACCCCGACATCAACGGGCCCGCTTATTTCAGGGGGGGCCCGGCCGAGCCGCCGCGGGGCGGGCAGGCGGTGGTGATCCAGCTCTCGGCTTTCGGGGAGGATTTCTACCTGCACCTCTCCCCCGACGCCCGCTTCATCGCGCCCGCCTTCGCCGCCCACTACCTGGGGGCGGCCGCCCGCCCGCTGCCCGCTCTCCGCCACTGCTTCTATTCGGGGGATGTCAACGCCGACCGCGAGTCCTTCGCCGCGCTCAGCCTTTgcggggggctccggggggcTTTCGGCTACCGCGGCGCCGAGTACCTGATCAGCCCGCTGgcggggggctccggggggcTGCACCGCCtgcagcgccgccgccccgtCGGGGCCGCAGCATCGCGCTGCGCCGTGGGCTCCGCGCTCACCCCCGGCGTGCTGCAGGCGCTCGACAAGTACCGGGGCCGTGCGGGGGGAAAGGGCGCCCGGGCCAAGCGCTTCGCCTCGGTCCCGCGCTTCGTGGAGACCCTGGTGGTGGCCGACGAGTCGATGGTGAAGTTCCACGGGGATGACCTGCAGCACTACCTGCTGACCCTGATGGCCACGGCCGCCCGCCTCTACAAGCACCCCAGCATCCGGAACCCCATCCAGATCTCCGTGGTCAAGTTCCTCCTCATCGGGCAGGATGACAAGGGGCCCAAGGTCACCAGCAACGCCGCCCTCACCCTGCGCAACTTCTGCGCCTGGCAGAAGAAGTGGAACAAGGTCAGCGACAAGCACCCCGAGTACTGGGACACCGCCATCCTCTTCACCAAGCAG GACCTGTGTGGTGCCACCACCTGTGACACGCTGGGCATGGCAGACGTGGGCACCATGTGCGACCCCAAGCGCAGCTGCTCCGTCATCGAGGACGACGGGCTGCCCTCGGCTTTCACCACGGCCCACGAGCTGG GCCACGTGTTCAACATGCCCCACGACAATGTCAAGGCCTGTGAGGAGGTCTTTGGCCGCCTGAAGACCAACCACATGATGTCCCCCACCCTCATCCAGATCGACCGTGCCAACCCCTGgtcagcctgcagtgctgccatcaTCACTGACTTCCTGGACAGTGGCCATG GGGACTGCTTGCTGGACCAGCCCGCCAAGCCCATCCCTCTGCCCGAGGAGCTGCCGGGGACGAGCTAcagcctgagccagcagtgcgAGCTGGCCTTCGGGCTgggctccaagccctgcccctACATGCAGCTCTGTGCCAAGCTGTGGTGCACGGGCAAGGCGCGGGGACAGGTCGTGTGCCAGACCCGCCACTTCCCCTGGGCCGACGGCACCGCCTGCGGCGACGGGCGCTTCTGCCTGAAGGGCGCCTGCGTGGAGAGGCACAACGTCAGCAAGTACAGG GTGGACGGCGGCTGGGCCAGGTGGGCTCCGTACGGGCCGTGCTCGCGGAGCTGCGGCGGCGGGGTGCAGCTGGCCCGGAGGGACTGCACCGCCCCCGCGCCCGCCAACGGGGGCTCCTACTGCCAGGGCATCCGCGTCAAGTACcgctcctgcagcctggagccCTGCGCTGCCGCAG TGCCAGGGAAGAGTTTCCGTGAGGAGCAGTGTGAGGCTTTCAATGGCTACAGCCACAGCACGAACCGCCTCACCGCCTCCATCTCCTGGGTTCCCAAATACTCCGGCGTCTCGCCCCGGGACAAGTGCAAGCTCATCTGCCGCGCCAACGGCACCGGCTACTTCTATGTGCTGGCACCCAAG GTTGTGGATGGCACCCCTTGCTCCCCGGACTCCACCTCGATCTGTGTCCAGGGCAAATGCATCAAGGCAGGCTGTGATGGGAAGCTGGGCTCCAAGAAGAAGTTTGACAAATGCAGTGTCTGCGGAGGAGACAACAAGAGCTGCAAGAAGGTCTCAGGCTTGTTCACCAAACCCAT GCACGGCTACAACTTCGTGGTGGTGATCCCCGCGGGCGCCTCCAACATCGACATCCGCCAGCGGGGCTACAAAGGGCTCATCAGCGACGACAACTACCTGGCGCTGAAGAACGCGCAGGGCAAGTACCTGCTGAACGGCCACTTCATCGTCTCGGCCGTCGAGAGGGACCTGATGGTCAAGGGCAGCGTGCTGCGCTACAGCGGCACCGGCACGGCCGTCGAGAGCCTGCAGGCCTCCAAGCCCATCCAGGAGCCCCTGACGCTGGAGGTGCTCTCCGTGGGGAAGATGACCCCTCCTCGCGTCCGCTACTCCTTCTACCTGCCCAAGGAGGGCAAGGAGGACAAATCCTCCTACAAGAAGGAGGGCGAGGACATCAACAACAGCGTCCTCAGCCTGTCCAACCGGCTGGACGGCGGGAGGCCGAGCTACAAGCGGCCGTCCTACCGGTGGGCGGTGGGCGGCTGGGAGGCGTGCTCGGCCAGCTGCGGCGACGGGCTGCAGAAGAGGTCGGTGGCGTGCCGCGACTCCTACGGGCAGCCGGCCGCCGGGTGCGACGCGGCGCAGCGCCCGGCCGACGTGCGGCTGTGCGGGGAGCCCTGCCCGGCCTGGCAGCCCGGGCCCTGGGCCCCCTGCTCCAAGAGCTGCGGCCGCGGCTTCAAGAGGCGGGCGCTCAAGTGCCTGGGCCCCGGCGGGCGCCTGCTGCCGCGGGACGGCTGCAGTTTCAGGAGGAAGCCGCAGGAGCTGGATTTCTGCACCTTGAGGCCGTGCTGA